Proteins encoded by one window of Procambarus clarkii isolate CNS0578487 chromosome 55, FALCON_Pclarkii_2.0, whole genome shotgun sequence:
- the LOC138352955 gene encoding capping protein-inhibiting regulator of actin dynamics-like, translating into MASCCQQEANRSTCKPLKRRKIWRETENDRDLSKENSTEDPSWRSLKRGHGQKPPQKPVKAKKTKRPHFPQPWKRGEAGVCPPSPGLTPPGTARRHQEQADATRNSPTPPGTARRHQEQPDATREQADATRNRPTPPGTGRRHQEQPDATREQADATRNRPTPPGTGRRHQEQADATRNRPTPPGTGRRHQEQAGATRNRPTPPGTGRRHQEQPDATRNSPTPPGTGRLHQEQADATRNKPTPPGTSRRHQEQADATRNRPTPPGTGRRHQEQADATRNRPTSPGTSRRHQEQADATRNKPTPPGTSRRHQEQADATRNRPTPPGTGRRHQEQADATRNKPTPPGTGRRHQEQADATRNKPTPPGTSRRHQEQADATRNRPTPPGTGRRHQEQADATRNRPTPPGTSRRHQEQADATRNKPTPPGTSRRTGGEQAKKTSSKKMFSSRKTSKRQQQKQAKGSTEP; encoded by the exons ATGGCCTCCTGTTGCCAACAGGAGGCCAACAGATCCACCTGCAAGCCGTTGAAACGTCGAAAGATATGGAGAGAAACAGAGAACGATAGAGATCTCTCGAAAGAGAACAGCACTGAAGACCCAAGCTGGAGAAGCCTGAAACGAGGCCACGGTCAGAAACCTCCCCAGAAACCAGTGAAGGCTAAGAAAACGAAGCGACCCCATTTCCCACAGCCATGGAAAAG GGGGGAAGCCGGAGTGTGTCCCCCCAGCCCAGGGCTGACGCCACCAGGAACAGCCCGACGCCACCAGGAACAGGCTGACGCCACCAGGAACAGCCCGACGCCACCAGGAACAGCCCGACGCCACCAGGAACAGCCCGACGCCACCAGGGAACAGGCCGACGCCACCAGGAACAGGCCGACGCCACCAGGAACAGGCCGACGCCACCAGGAACAGCCCGACGCCACCAGGGAACAGGCCGACGCCACCAGGAACAGGCCGACGCCACCAGGAACAGGCCGACGCCACCAGGAACAGGCCGACGCCACCAGGAACAGGCCGACGCCACCAGGAACAGGCCGACGCCACCAGGAACAGGCCGGCGCCACCAGGAACAGGCCGACGCCACCAGGAACAGGCCGACGCCACCAGGAACAGCCCGACGCCACCAGGAACAGCCCGACGCCACCAGGAACAGGCCGACTCCACCAGGAACAGGCCGACGCCACCAGGAACAAGCCGACGCCACCAGGAACAAGCCGACGCCACCAGGAACAGGCCGACGCCACCAGGAACAGGCCGACGCCACCAGGAACAGGCCGACGCCACCAGGAACAAGCCGACGCCACCAGGAACAGGCCGACGTCACCAGGAACAAGCCGACGCCACCAGGAACAGGCCGACGCCACCAGGAACAAGCCGACGCCACCAGGAACAAGCCGACGCCACCAGGAACAAGCCGACGCCACCAGGAACAGGCCGACGCCACCAGGAACAGGCCGACGCCACCAGGAACAGGCCGACGCCACCAGGAACAAGCCGACGCCACCAGGAACAGGCCGACGCCACCAGGAACAAGCCGACGCCACCAGGAACAAGCCGACGCCACCAGGAACAAGCCGACGCCACCAGGAACAGGCCGACGCCACCAGGAACAGGCCGACGCCACCAGGAACAGGCCGACGCCACCAGGAACAAGCCGACGCCACCAGGAACAGGCCGACGCCACCAGGAACAAGCCGACGCCACCAGGAACAGGCCGACGCCACCAGGAACAAGCCGACGCCACCAGGAACAAGCCGACGCACCGGAGGAG AACAAGCAAAGAAAACAAGCTCAAAGAAAATGTTTTCTTCCCGTAAAACTTCAAAaagacaacaacaaaaacaagccAAAGGATCGACAGAACCATAG